In one Kitasatospora cineracea genomic region, the following are encoded:
- a CDS encoding MMPL family transporter has translation MSTPAPPSPAPRPPAARRLRFLLPLVLLLVWLVLGGALGPFAGRLGEVSTNDGAAFLPRSAESTRVAQLEKDFRTDSTLPVVLVWEAESGQVDEALRAEAGKALAAAAQVPGGTGQVSPLLPSEDGRALEAVVQLRADLGPDTKEAVAAIRDLAGKVPGATAGVAGPAAVLADLSGAFAGIDGLLLGVALGVVLLILLLVYRAVLLPLLVILGAVFALAAACAIVYALAQHGVVRVDGQVQGLLSILVIGAATDYGLLLSARFREELAAGQDRFAAARTALRRSVEPVAASGLTVGLGLLVLLLSDLTNNRALGPVGAIGIACAVLSALTFLPAALALCGRAAFWPARPGTGGGSNRLWQRVADLVGRRPRALWVGSVAVLAALAACSPLLDARGVPQSELFTTAQPSVASQRLLSAHFPGGSGNPAVIVADAAHADAVADAAAQVPGVAAVRPYTGGAPTAPPVVADGRVRLDATLADPADSDAALAAVGRLRTAVHAVDGADALVGGYSAQQADTRATARHDRTLIMPVVLLCILVVLMLLLRSVLAPLLLAATVALSYLATLGVSALVFPHVFGFSATDPSVPLYGFVFLVALGVDYNIFLMTRVREETAALGTRAGVLRGLTATGGVITSAGVVLAATFAALGVIPLAFLAQIAFIVAFGVLLDTLLVRSLLVPALVHDLGGRVWWPARAAD, from the coding sequence ATGTCGACTCCCGCACCGCCCTCGCCCGCACCGCGCCCGCCCGCGGCCCGCCGCCTGCGGTTCCTGCTCCCGCTCGTCCTCCTGCTGGTCTGGTTGGTGCTCGGCGGCGCGCTCGGGCCGTTCGCCGGGCGGCTGGGCGAGGTGTCGACCAACGACGGGGCCGCGTTCCTGCCGCGCAGCGCCGAGTCGACCCGGGTCGCCCAGCTCGAGAAGGACTTCCGCACCGACTCGACGCTGCCGGTGGTGCTGGTCTGGGAGGCGGAGTCCGGGCAGGTGGACGAGGCGCTGCGGGCCGAGGCCGGCAAGGCGCTGGCCGCGGCCGCGCAGGTGCCCGGCGGCACCGGGCAGGTCTCGCCGCTGCTGCCGTCCGAGGACGGGCGGGCGCTGGAGGCGGTCGTGCAACTGCGCGCCGACCTCGGGCCGGACACCAAGGAGGCGGTCGCGGCCATCCGCGACCTGGCCGGGAAGGTCCCGGGCGCCACCGCCGGGGTGGCCGGACCGGCGGCGGTGCTGGCCGACCTGTCGGGGGCGTTCGCGGGCATCGACGGCCTGCTGCTCGGGGTCGCGCTCGGCGTGGTGCTGCTGATCCTGCTGCTGGTCTACCGGGCGGTGCTGCTGCCGCTGCTGGTGATCCTCGGCGCGGTGTTCGCCCTCGCCGCGGCCTGCGCGATCGTGTACGCGCTGGCGCAGCACGGCGTGGTCCGGGTGGACGGGCAGGTGCAGGGGCTGCTGTCGATCCTGGTGATCGGCGCGGCCACCGACTACGGGCTGCTGCTGTCCGCCCGCTTCCGCGAGGAGCTCGCCGCCGGGCAGGACCGGTTCGCCGCCGCCCGCACCGCGCTGCGCCGCTCGGTGGAGCCGGTCGCCGCCTCGGGCCTCACCGTGGGCCTGGGCCTGCTGGTGCTGCTGCTGTCCGACCTGACGAACAACCGGGCGCTCGGCCCGGTCGGCGCGATCGGCATCGCCTGCGCGGTGCTGTCCGCGCTGACCTTCCTCCCGGCGGCGCTCGCGCTGTGCGGCCGGGCCGCGTTCTGGCCGGCCCGGCCCGGCACCGGCGGCGGCTCGAACCGGCTCTGGCAGCGGGTCGCCGACCTGGTGGGCCGCCGTCCGCGCGCGCTGTGGGTGGGCTCGGTCGCGGTGCTGGCGGCGCTCGCGGCCTGCTCCCCGCTGCTGGACGCCCGGGGCGTGCCGCAGTCCGAACTGTTCACCACCGCCCAGCCCTCGGTCGCCTCCCAGCGCCTGCTCTCCGCGCACTTCCCGGGCGGCTCCGGCAACCCGGCGGTGATCGTCGCCGACGCCGCGCACGCGGACGCCGTGGCGGACGCCGCCGCGCAGGTGCCCGGCGTCGCCGCGGTCCGCCCGTACACCGGCGGCGCGCCCACCGCCCCGCCGGTGGTCGCCGACGGCCGGGTCCGGCTCGACGCGACGCTCGCCGACCCCGCCGACAGCGACGCCGCGCTCGCCGCCGTCGGCCGGCTGCGCACCGCCGTGCACGCCGTGGACGGGGCCGACGCCCTGGTCGGCGGCTACTCGGCGCAGCAGGCCGACACCCGGGCCACCGCCCGGCACGACCGGACGCTGATCATGCCGGTGGTGCTGCTGTGCATCCTGGTGGTGCTGATGCTGCTGCTGCGCTCGGTGCTGGCGCCGCTGCTGCTGGCGGCGACGGTCGCGCTCTCCTACCTGGCCACGCTGGGCGTCTCGGCGCTGGTCTTCCCGCACGTGTTCGGCTTCTCGGCGACCGACCCGTCCGTCCCGCTGTACGGGTTCGTGTTCCTGGTCGCACTGGGCGTGGACTACAACATCTTCCTGATGACCCGGGTCCGCGAGGAGACCGCCGCCCTCGGCACCCGGGCGGGCGTGCTGCGCGGCCTGACCGCGACCGGCGGCGTCATCACCTCCGCGGGCGTGGTGCTCGCCGCGACCTTCGCGGCGCTGGGCGTCATCCCGCTGGCCTTCCTCGCCCAGATCGCCTTCATCGTGGCCTTCGGCGTCCTGCTCGACACCCTGCTGGTCCGCTCGCTGCTCGTCCCGGCCCTGGTCCACGACCTGGGCGGCCGGGTCTGGTGGCCGGCCCGCGCGGCGGACTGA
- a CDS encoding UTP--glucose-1-phosphate uridylyltransferase, whose amino-acid sequence MRATIRRAVIPAAGLGSRLLPLTKATPKEMLPVGDRPVIEHTVRELIDSGITDITVVVSGDKSLIQEHFRPNPALVAQLRAAGKSGYADAVEEVGELSRRGHLTYLYQHGPYGNGTPVLNAARNFGDEPFLVLWPDDVFVAAVPRARQLVAAYERTNAPVLALMPMGPEDSRRYGVPVVKEDLGDGSLRITGLVEKPEPADAPSRYAAIGGYVLTPGVVDELREQYRRHQEDPVGELYLTDALNAYATRRAVYGQVIEGRWYDTGNPGAYLIAQFAHALAHPEYGPVLRRLAGERGGADSPGASGR is encoded by the coding sequence ATGCGCGCCACCATCCGCCGGGCCGTGATCCCCGCTGCCGGGCTCGGTTCCCGGCTCCTCCCGCTCACCAAGGCCACCCCGAAGGAGATGCTGCCGGTCGGTGACCGGCCGGTGATCGAGCACACCGTCCGCGAGCTGATCGACTCCGGGATCACCGACATCACGGTCGTCGTCTCCGGCGACAAGTCGCTGATCCAGGAGCACTTCCGGCCCAATCCGGCGCTGGTCGCCCAGCTGCGCGCCGCCGGGAAGTCCGGCTACGCCGACGCGGTGGAGGAGGTCGGCGAGCTGTCCCGCCGCGGCCACCTCACCTACCTGTACCAGCACGGCCCGTACGGCAACGGCACCCCGGTGCTGAACGCCGCCCGGAACTTCGGCGACGAGCCGTTCCTGGTGCTGTGGCCCGACGACGTGTTCGTCGCGGCGGTGCCGCGCGCCCGGCAGCTGGTCGCCGCGTACGAGCGGACCAACGCCCCGGTGCTGGCGCTGATGCCGATGGGCCCGGAGGACTCCCGGCGGTACGGCGTGCCCGTGGTGAAGGAGGACCTCGGCGACGGGTCGCTGCGGATCACCGGCCTGGTGGAGAAGCCGGAGCCCGCCGACGCGCCCTCGCGGTACGCCGCGATCGGCGGCTACGTGCTGACGCCCGGCGTGGTGGACGAGCTGCGCGAGCAGTACCGCCGCCACCAGGAGGACCCGGTCGGCGAGCTGTACCTGACCGACGCGCTCAACGCGTACGCCACCCGGCGCGCCGTGTACGGCCAGGTCATCGAGGGCCGCTGGTACGACACCGGCAACCCCGGGGCGTACCTGATCGCGCAGTTCGCCCACGCCCTGGCGCACCCCGAGTACGGGCCCGTCCTCCGGCGGCTGGCCGGGGAGCGCGGTGGGGCCGACTCCCCCGGTGCTAGCGGGCGTTGA
- a CDS encoding sigma-70 family RNA polymerase sigma factor, translating to MTVETCGGELVARVARGEPDAFEVLYRQLLGPVGAVVRRVLRDRAQSEEVVQEVFLELWRTAGRYRPERGSVHAWALTAAHHRAVDRVRAARAGAERERAAALREYRPAYDSVAAEAERRIEDRAVRAALAALAPAQREALALAYWGGCTQARIAALLGAPLGTVKSRVRDGLRRLRTELG from the coding sequence GTGACGGTCGAGACGTGCGGCGGCGAGTTGGTGGCCCGGGTGGCCCGGGGGGAGCCGGATGCCTTCGAGGTGCTGTACCGGCAGCTGCTGGGCCCGGTGGGGGCGGTGGTGCGGCGGGTGCTGCGGGACCGGGCGCAGAGCGAGGAGGTCGTCCAGGAGGTGTTCCTGGAGCTCTGGCGCACCGCCGGGCGCTACCGCCCCGAGCGCGGCAGCGTGCACGCCTGGGCGCTGACCGCCGCCCACCACCGCGCCGTCGACCGGGTCCGCGCGGCCCGGGCCGGCGCCGAGCGGGAGCGGGCGGCCGCCCTGCGCGAGTACCGCCCGGCGTACGACAGCGTCGCCGCCGAGGCCGAACGCCGCATCGAGGACCGGGCCGTCCGCGCCGCCCTGGCCGCCCTCGCCCCCGCCCAGCGCGAGGCGCTGGCCCTCGCCTACTGGGGCGGCTGCACCCAGGCGCGGATCGCCGCGCTGCTGGGTGCGCCGCTGGGGACGGTGAAGAGCCGGGTCCGGGACGGGCTGCGGCGGCTGCGGACCGAGCTCGGCTGA
- a CDS encoding dTMP kinase → MPLLPVPLSDRPFDAARAVAVVALLAPPLLLAAVASLPALVLLPFLPGGDRRAERLMRQLMLWTARLVDAGRRTGGPA, encoded by the coding sequence GTGCCCTTGCTGCCCGTCCCGTTGTCCGACCGCCCGTTCGACGCGGCCCGGGCCGTCGCCGTGGTCGCGCTGCTGGCGCCACCGCTGCTGCTGGCCGCCGTCGCCAGCCTCCCGGCGCTGGTGCTGCTCCCGTTCCTGCCGGGCGGGGACCGGCGCGCCGAGCGGCTGATGCGTCAACTCATGCTCTGGACGGCCAGGTTGGTGGACGCCGGCCGCCGCACCGGCGGCCCCGCGTAG
- a CDS encoding MerR family transcriptional regulator: MSEVPLEAGASTGAVARRLGVSPTTVRSWERRYGIGPAERPAGRHRRWTARDVAVLEAMCRLTAHGVPPAEAARLAPAQAERGERAAPVERAAPPGAVPPEVRGLARAARRLDGPEVARLLHDGVERFGAVTAWTDLMAPALRASGRRWARGGGEQDVEVEHLLSWHVSSALRRVAVPPAGAAGPPVLLAAMPGEQHTLPVEAVAAALAERGLPFRVFGAALPAAALAAAVRRTGPAAVLLWSQTRATADPAPARTVATTPWGPRGARLRPAVLAAGPGWHRTTRPPGTLAPRDLPDTLTLLARALGADGPDGR; this comes from the coding sequence ATGTCAGAAGTACCGCTCGAGGCGGGCGCCAGCACCGGGGCGGTCGCCCGGCGGCTCGGGGTCTCGCCGACCACCGTCCGCTCCTGGGAGCGCCGCTACGGGATCGGTCCGGCCGAGCGCCCGGCCGGCCGGCACCGGCGCTGGACCGCCCGCGACGTGGCCGTGCTGGAGGCGATGTGCCGCCTCACCGCGCACGGGGTGCCGCCCGCCGAGGCCGCCCGGCTGGCCCCCGCGCAGGCCGAACGGGGCGAACGGGCGGCGCCGGTCGAACGGGCGGCGCCGCCGGGCGCGGTGCCCCCCGAGGTGCGCGGGCTGGCCCGGGCCGCGCGGCGGCTGGACGGACCCGAGGTGGCCCGGCTGCTGCACGACGGGGTCGAACGGTTCGGCGCCGTCACCGCCTGGACGGACCTGATGGCGCCCGCACTGCGCGCCTCCGGACGCCGCTGGGCCCGCGGCGGCGGCGAGCAGGACGTCGAGGTCGAGCACCTGCTGTCCTGGCACGTCTCCAGCGCGCTGCGCCGGGTCGCGGTGCCCCCGGCGGGCGCGGCCGGGCCGCCGGTGCTGCTGGCCGCGATGCCCGGCGAGCAGCACACCCTGCCGGTGGAGGCGGTGGCCGCGGCGCTCGCCGAACGCGGCCTGCCGTTCCGGGTCTTCGGCGCCGCCCTGCCCGCGGCGGCCCTCGCCGCCGCCGTCCGCCGCACCGGCCCCGCCGCGGTCCTGCTCTGGTCGCAGACCCGCGCCACCGCGGACCCCGCCCCCGCCCGCACCGTCGCCACCACCCCGTGGGGCCCCCGCGGCGCCCGCCTCCGCCCCGCCGTCCTCGCCGCCGGCCCCGGCTGGCACCGCACCACCCGCCCACCCGGCACCCTGGCCCCCCGCGACCTCCCGGACACCCTCACCCTGCTGGCCCGGGCCCTGGGCGCGGACGGGCCGGACGGCCGGTGA